The following are encoded together in the Lathyrus oleraceus cultivar Zhongwan6 chromosome 3, CAAS_Psat_ZW6_1.0, whole genome shotgun sequence genome:
- the LOC127127590 gene encoding uncharacterized protein LOC127127590, producing MSSPSSSGEPARDLLNKWKTFLLPTIKTDNVFPFFKLGLAISCIFLISHVVFLLISDQKPQNHFNPLVLKQMFQSEIPKTLTRNSNATEDPIPIPTNISHIVFGIGGTYSTWENRRHYTELWWKPNVTRGFVWLDTAPPKNQTWPKTSPPYKVSADTSSFKYTCDYGSRSAIRIARILKETFNLGLENVRWFVMGDDDTVFFPENLITVLSKYDHNQLYYIGGNSESVEQNVVHFYTMGYGGGGFAISYPLAAELVMILDGCIDRYADYYGSDQKIQSCISEIGVQITKEPGFHQVDVHGNPYGLLSPHPVAPLISLHHLDYVDPMFPDMDRVEALQKLVTAYKLDPGRTVQPSFCYDHTRNWTVSISWGYSAELYPYFPTAKELETPFLTFKTWKSWSDGPFTLNTRPISWDICKRPLVYFLEQIDLNDDGNNTQSNYKRYASPIHYECESSDYEKPLKIQYMNVSAPIFSANLWNKAPRRQCCEVMNGSDSVIQVKVRACQQFESVTPH from the exons ATGTCATCGCCTTCTTCCTCCGGGGAACCAGCTCGAGATCTTCTCAACAAATGGAAAACCTTTCTCCTCCCCACCATCAAAACCGATAATGTCTTTCCATTCTTCAAACTGGGTCTCGCCATTTCCTGCATCTTCCTCATCTCCCATGTTGTCTTCCTTTTAATCTCTGACCAGAAACCACAAAACCATTTTAATCCATTAGTTCTAAAACAAATGTTCCAATCCGAAATCCCTAAAACCCTAACCCGAAATTCCAACGCAACCGAAGATCCTATTCCGATTCCAACCAACATCTCACACATCGTGTTTGGAATCGGCGGGACCTATTCAACCTGGGAGAATCGTCGCCATTATACCGAACTCTGGTGGAAACCTAATGTCACAAGAGGATTCGTCTGGCTCGATACCGCCCCGCCGAAAAACCAAACGTGGCCGAAAACATCTCCGCCGTACAAAGTCTCTGCCGATACGTCGTCGTTTAAATACACATGCGATTACGGTTCTCGTTCAGCGATCCGCATCGCGAGGATACTGAAAGAGACTTTTAATTTAGGGTTGGAGAATGTCAGATGGTTCGTCATGGGTGACGACGACACCGTATTCTTTCCGGAAAATCTTATTACGGTGTTGTCCAAATATGATCATAATCAATTGTATTATATTGGTGGAAATTCGGAGAGTGTAGAACAAAATGTTGTGCACTTTTACACGATGGGTTATGGTGGCGGAGGGTTTGCTATAAGCTACCCTTTAGCGGCGGAGCTGGTGATGATTTTGGACGGTTGTATTGACAGGTATGCCGATTATTATGGATCTGATCAGAAAATTCAAAGTTGCATCAGTGAAATTGGAGTTCAGATTACCAAAGAACCTGGCTTTCATCAG GTTGATGTACATGGGAATCCTTATGGGTTATTGTCACCCCACCCAGTAGCACCATTGATTTCATTGCATCATTTAGACTACGTGGACCCAATGTTCCCAGATATGGATCGAGTAGAGGCACTTCAAAAGTTAGTTACAGCTTATAAATTGGATCCGGGTCGGACCGTCCAACCGAGTTTTTGCTATGATCACACCCGAAATTGGACAGTATCAATTTCTTGGGGATACAGTGCTGAGTTATATCCCTATTTTCCCACGGCCAAAGAACTTGAAACGCCATTCTTAACCTTCAAAACATGGAAGAGCTGGAGCGATGGCCCGTTTACATTAAATACCCGGCCCATTAGCTGGGATATATGTAAAAGGCCGCTAGTATATTTTCTAGAACAAATTGATCTGAATGACGACGGAAATAATACTCAGTCTAATTATAAAAGATACGCCAGTCCAATTCATTATGAATGTGAGAGTTCTGATTACGAGAAACCTTTAAAAATTCAATATATGAATGTATCGGCTCCTATATTTTCTGCTAACTTGTGGAACAAG GCGCCACGTAGACAATGCTGTGAAGTAATGAACGGCTCAGATAGTGTGATCCAGGTCAAGGTTAGAGCATGTCAACAGTTTGAGAGTGTAACTCCTCATTAA